A portion of the Pan troglodytes isolate AG18354 chromosome 10, NHGRI_mPanTro3-v2.0_pri, whole genome shotgun sequence genome contains these proteins:
- the LOC737334 gene encoding 10 kDa heat shock protein, mitochondrial-like, translating to MAGQVFRKLLPLFDQVLVERCAAKTVTKGAIMLLEKSQGKVLAATVVSVGSGSKGKGGEIQPVRVNVRDNVLLPEYGGTKVDDKD from the coding sequence ATGGCAGGACAAGTGTTTAGAAAGTTACTTCCACTCTTTGACCAAGTATTGGTTGAAAGGTGTGCCGCCAAAACTGTAACCAAAGGAGCCATTATGCTTCTGGAAAAATCTCAAGGAAAAGTATTGGCAGCCACAGTAGTATCTGTTGGATCAGGCTCTAAAGGAAAGGGTGGAGAGATTCAACCAGTTCGTGTGAACGTTAGAGATAATGTTCTTCTTCCAGAATATGGAGGCACCAAAGTAGATGACAAGGATTAG